One region of Microbacterium rhizosphaerae genomic DNA includes:
- the ftsX gene encoding permease-like cell division protein FtsX, which translates to MRVGLIFGEAMTSLRRNASMVISVVLVTFVSLTFVGSAILMQMQVGKMRDFWVDRAQVAVYMCTSVSTARTCTQGVATPQQIDAVKQKLESPALKALIRTTTFQTNQQAYQKAIEQLGDDYKTIITPDQINATFSINLVDQSKSDAIIEAFNGMQGVEEVKDQLQYLQPLFSALNVATYIAVGIAALMLVAAVLLIATTIRLSAYARRREIGIMRLVGASNRFIQTPFVLEGVIAALIGSILASAAVWAIVRFGVADYLRSRIGFVTTWVGMGDVAVVVPIVIAIGVVLAAVSGGFAIRRWLHA; encoded by the coding sequence ATGAGGGTCGGGCTGATCTTCGGCGAGGCGATGACGAGCCTGCGGCGCAATGCGTCCATGGTCATCTCCGTCGTCCTGGTCACATTCGTGTCGCTGACGTTCGTGGGCTCGGCGATCCTCATGCAGATGCAGGTCGGCAAGATGCGCGACTTCTGGGTGGACCGCGCCCAGGTCGCGGTCTACATGTGCACGTCCGTGTCGACGGCACGCACGTGCACGCAGGGGGTCGCGACCCCGCAGCAGATCGACGCGGTCAAGCAGAAGCTGGAGAGCCCGGCGCTGAAGGCCCTCATCCGCACGACGACGTTCCAGACCAACCAGCAGGCGTACCAGAAGGCGATCGAGCAGCTCGGCGACGACTACAAGACGATCATCACGCCCGACCAGATCAACGCCACGTTCTCCATCAACCTCGTCGACCAGAGCAAGTCCGACGCGATCATCGAGGCGTTCAACGGGATGCAGGGCGTCGAAGAGGTGAAGGATCAGCTGCAGTACCTGCAGCCGCTGTTCTCGGCGCTGAACGTCGCGACCTACATCGCCGTCGGCATCGCCGCCCTGATGCTCGTCGCGGCAGTCCTGCTGATCGCGACGACCATCCGATTGTCCGCCTACGCCCGAAGGCGGGAGATCGGCATCATGCGGCTGGTCGGCGCATCCAACCGGTTCATTCAGACGCCGTTCGTGCTCGAGGGCGTCATCGCCGCGCTCATCGGCTCGATCCTGGCGAGCGCGGCCGTGTGGGCGATCGTGCGATTCGGAGTCGCGGACTACCTGCGCTCGCGCATCGGGTTCGTGACGACGTGGGTCGGCATGGGCGATGTCGCCGTCGTCGTTCCGATCGTCATCGCGATCGGGGTCGTGCTGGCGGCGGTGTCGGGCGGATTCGCCATCCGGCGCTGGCTGCACGCGTAG
- the ftsE gene encoding cell division ATP-binding protein FtsE → MIRFENVTKRYRGTVKPALSDVDFEVQRGEFVFLVGASGSGKSTCLRLILREDVASEGRVVVLGRDLRSMSNGKVPYFRRQIGAVFQDFRLLPTKTVSQNVAFALQVIGASRAFIHQAVPEALALVGLEGKGKRMPHELSGGEQQRVAMARALVNRPPVLLADEPTGNLDPATSIDIMQLLARINAGGTTVLMATHEAGFVDQMQRRVIELREGEMVRDERHGGYGDTSSLPSLAPEPERGAAAVAALTAVLELHREIVETGSMAALPDDAAPAAGRTEAAAATEAPVQVQAQTGDQAAQKPKKTAAAGEAAPEQDAAASIPPATTRTNPIIHPDVDLDELGIADRLGLSHDTDDEVGPTR, encoded by the coding sequence ATGATCCGGTTCGAAAACGTGACAAAGCGGTATCGCGGCACCGTCAAACCCGCGCTCAGCGACGTGGACTTCGAGGTGCAACGCGGCGAGTTCGTCTTCCTCGTGGGAGCCTCGGGATCGGGCAAGTCGACGTGCCTGAGGCTGATCCTCCGCGAGGACGTCGCGAGCGAGGGACGTGTCGTCGTCCTCGGCCGCGACCTGCGTTCGATGTCGAACGGCAAGGTGCCGTACTTCCGGCGGCAGATCGGCGCCGTCTTCCAGGACTTCCGACTGCTGCCGACCAAGACCGTCTCGCAGAACGTCGCCTTCGCCCTGCAGGTGATCGGGGCGTCGCGCGCCTTCATCCACCAGGCGGTGCCCGAGGCGCTCGCACTGGTCGGCCTGGAGGGCAAGGGCAAGCGGATGCCGCACGAGCTGTCCGGCGGTGAGCAGCAGCGCGTGGCGATGGCACGGGCTCTCGTCAACCGTCCGCCCGTGCTGCTGGCCGACGAGCCCACGGGCAACCTCGACCCGGCGACATCCATCGACATCATGCAGCTGCTCGCCCGCATCAACGCCGGCGGCACGACGGTGCTCATGGCGACGCACGAGGCCGGGTTCGTCGACCAGATGCAGCGCCGGGTCATCGAGCTGCGCGAAGGCGAGATGGTCCGCGACGAGCGGCACGGCGGCTACGGCGACACGTCGAGCCTGCCGAGCCTCGCACCCGAGCCCGAGCGGGGAGCGGCCGCTGTCGCTGCCCTCACCGCCGTGCTCGAGCTGCACCGTGAGATCGTCGAGACCGGATCGATGGCGGCGCTTCCGGATGACGCCGCCCCGGCGGCGGGCCGGACAGAGGCGGCGGCGGCGACCGAGGCGCCGGTGCAGGTGCAGGCGCAGACCGGCGATCAGGCCGCGCAGAAGCCGAAGAAGACCGCCGCTGCCGGAGAGGCCGCGCCGGAGCAGGATGCCGCGGCATCCATTCCGCCCGCGACGACGCGCACGAACCCGATCATCCACCCCGATGTCGATCTCGACGAGCTCGGGATCGCGGACCGCCTGGGCCTGTCGCACGACACGGACGACGAAGTGGGGCCGACGCGATGA
- a CDS encoding IS5 family transposase (programmed frameshift) — translation MSRTESLSDAAWARIEPLMPVASRKGGRPFQDHRRVVEGIVWRYRTGSPWRDLPAEFGPWQTAWKRHRRFSGDGTWDRIYAEILADADAAGEIDWAVSVDSTINRAHQHATNLRRDTGALSSYKNLREEPPDHAIGRSRGGLSTKIHHLVDGRGRPLVVLVGPGQAGDAPMFPVLMDHLKVARRGPGRPRTRPDRLRGDKAYSSRAIRQHLRDRDIVAVIPEPSDQQGHRKRRGSRGGRPVSYDIQDYKGRNVVERGFNEDKQWRGLATRYDKLALTYRGGAVLRAITLWLKRLGDTP, via the exons GTGTCGCGTACTGAGTCGCTGTCGGATGCTGCGTGGGCTCGGATCGAGCCGTTGATGCCGGTCGCGTCGCGGAAGGGCGGTCGCCCTTTCCAGGATCACCGGCGGGTCGTGGAGGGGATCGTGTGGCGGTACCGGACCGGTTCGCCATGGCGTGACCTGCCTGCCGAGTTCGGGCCGTGGCAGACGGCGTGGAAGCGGCACCGCCGGTTCAGCGGCGATGGCACGTGGGATCGGATCTACGCGGAGATCCTCGCTGACGCCGACGCTGCCGGTGAGATCGATTGGGCGGTGAGCGTGGACTCCACGATCAACCGTGCGCATCAGCACGCGACGAACCTTCGGCGCGACACA GGGGCTCTCTCGAGTTACAAGAATCTGCGCGAGGAACCGCCTGACCATGCGATCGGCCGGTCACGCGGCGGTTTGAGCACGAAGATCCATCACCTCGTCGACGGTCGCGGGCGTCCGCTGGTGGTGCTCGTCGGGCCGGGACAAGCCGGCGACGCGCCGATGTTCCCCGTCCTGATGGACCACCTCAAAGTCGCCCGGCGCGGACCCGGAAGGCCGCGCACCCGCCCTGACCGGCTCCGCGGCGACAAGGCGTACTCGTCCCGTGCGATCCGGCAGCACCTGCGGGACCGGGACATCGTCGCCGTCATACCCGAGCCGTCGGACCAGCAGGGCCATCGCAAACGGCGCGGCTCCCGCGGCGGGCGGCCGGTCAGCTACGACATCCAGGACTACAAGGGCCGAAACGTCGTCGAACGCGGCTTCAACGAAGACAAGCAGTGGCGCGGCCTCGCCACCCGCTACGACAAACTCGCCCTCACCTACCGCGGCGGAGCCGTCCTAAGAGCCATCACCCTCTGGCTCAAACGGTTAGGAGACACGCCCTAG
- the prfB gene encoding peptide chain release factor 2, whose protein sequence is MLDLDLSADIQALRSTFADIQAVVDVPNLKAEIARLSEEAGAPDLWDDVDKAQKVTSALSHRQSEYKRIADIEQRLDDLDVLVELAIEMDDEDSAEEARRELAELEDIVGELEVQTLLDGEYDDRSAVVTIRSGAGGDDATDFAEMLMRMYLRWAERHKYPVKVMDTSYAEGAGIKSATFEVDAPYAYGTLSVEAGTHRLARISPFGSADKRQTSFAAVEVIPVMEEAVEVDIPEGDIRVDVFRSSGPGGQSVNTTDSAVRITHLPTGIVVSMQNEKSQIQNRAAAMRVLQTRLLLLKREEEAAKKKELAGVITASWGDQMRSYFLYGQQLVKDLRTGYEVGNPATVFDGDLDGFIAAGIRWRKRGDDDD, encoded by the coding sequence ATGCTCGATCTCGATCTGTCCGCCGACATACAGGCCCTGCGCTCCACGTTCGCCGATATCCAGGCGGTGGTCGACGTCCCCAACCTGAAGGCAGAGATCGCCCGCCTGAGCGAGGAGGCCGGCGCCCCCGATCTCTGGGACGACGTCGACAAGGCGCAGAAGGTCACGAGCGCCCTGAGCCACCGCCAGTCGGAGTACAAGCGCATCGCCGACATCGAGCAGCGTCTCGACGACCTCGACGTGCTCGTCGAGCTGGCGATCGAGATGGATGACGAGGACTCCGCGGAGGAGGCGCGCCGCGAGCTGGCCGAGCTCGAGGACATCGTGGGCGAGCTCGAGGTGCAGACACTCCTCGACGGCGAGTACGACGACCGCTCCGCCGTCGTGACGATCCGCTCCGGCGCGGGCGGCGACGACGCCACGGACTTCGCCGAGATGCTGATGCGGATGTACCTGCGCTGGGCCGAGCGGCACAAGTATCCGGTCAAGGTCATGGACACCTCGTACGCGGAGGGCGCGGGCATCAAGTCGGCCACCTTCGAGGTGGATGCGCCGTACGCCTACGGCACGCTGTCGGTCGAAGCCGGCACGCACCGGCTCGCCCGCATCAGCCCGTTCGGCTCGGCCGACAAGAGGCAGACGAGCTTCGCCGCCGTCGAGGTCATCCCCGTGATGGAGGAGGCCGTCGAGGTCGACATCCCCGAGGGCGACATCCGCGTCGACGTCTTCCGCTCGTCGGGCCCGGGGGGACAGTCGGTCAACACGACCGACTCGGCGGTGCGCATCACCCACCTGCCCACCGGCATCGTCGTGTCGATGCAGAACGAGAAGTCGCAGATCCAGAACCGTGCCGCAGCGATGCGCGTGCTCCAGACCCGCCTGCTGCTGCTCAAGCGCGAGGAGGAGGCCGCCAAGAAGAAGGAACTCGCGGGGGTCATCACCGCGAGCTGGGGCGACCAGATGCGCTCGTACTTCCTCTACGGCCAGCAGCTCGTCAAGGACCTGCGCACCGGCTACGAGGTGGGCAATCCCGCGACCGTGTTCGACGGCGACCTCGACGGCTTCATCGCCGCGGGCATCCGCTGGCGCAAGCGCGGCGACGACGACGACTGA
- a CDS encoding MFS transporter, with the protein MTLQRNVDAVTDAPDSLSVRDVVWRLAPMIYGPTVLFALGEGAIIPLLPIYATRLGAGVAMAALIGAALVVGQVCGNLPAGWAVARFGERITMACAGGLALVGLAGMLLAPSLGVLAASVFVIGFCAATFGLARHSFMTTRVPLAFRARALSLLGGAFRLGTFIGPFVTAALLAIFGNDHAAIWFFGACLLATILLVMLGPDPERQLVTRSAPVRDDLVEDTGEAVTGSVSTAALRRHEGDTAARAGVFPTMWRYRSVLSRLGLAAASLSAIRSARQVVLPLWGVSIGLDAQTIALVVGVSGAIDFALFYASGQVMDRFGRLWAALPAMLLMGCGFLALSFTHGASDAAMWFAMFAAVLGVGNGLSSGILLTLGADVAPQADPAAFLGSWRTLTDAGGAAAPLIVSAITALSSLALATGAMGLVGLLGAGAFVRWVPRSVPRGRAGA; encoded by the coding sequence ATGACACTCCAGCGTAACGTGGATGCCGTGACCGACGCGCCCGATTCCCTCTCGGTGCGGGACGTCGTCTGGCGCCTCGCGCCGATGATCTACGGTCCGACGGTGCTTTTCGCCCTCGGCGAGGGCGCCATCATCCCGCTGCTCCCGATCTATGCGACGCGCCTGGGCGCCGGCGTGGCGATGGCCGCCCTGATCGGCGCCGCCCTCGTGGTCGGTCAGGTCTGCGGCAACCTCCCCGCCGGCTGGGCCGTGGCGCGCTTCGGCGAGCGGATCACGATGGCCTGCGCCGGCGGTCTCGCTCTCGTCGGACTCGCCGGCATGCTGCTGGCGCCGAGCCTCGGCGTGCTCGCGGCATCCGTGTTCGTCATCGGCTTCTGCGCCGCGACCTTCGGGCTCGCCCGTCACTCGTTCATGACGACACGCGTGCCGCTGGCCTTCCGTGCGCGCGCGCTGTCGCTGCTCGGCGGAGCGTTCCGCCTCGGCACGTTCATCGGCCCGTTCGTCACGGCGGCGCTGCTCGCGATCTTCGGGAACGACCACGCGGCCATCTGGTTCTTCGGCGCCTGCCTGCTCGCCACGATCCTGCTCGTGATGCTCGGTCCTGACCCGGAGCGGCAGCTGGTGACGCGCTCGGCCCCCGTCCGGGACGATCTGGTCGAGGACACCGGCGAGGCGGTGACGGGCTCGGTCTCGACCGCCGCGCTGCGGCGCCACGAGGGCGACACGGCTGCGCGCGCCGGCGTCTTCCCGACGATGTGGCGCTATCGCTCGGTGCTCTCCCGGCTCGGACTGGCCGCCGCATCCCTCTCCGCCATCCGCTCGGCACGGCAGGTCGTGCTGCCGCTGTGGGGCGTCTCGATCGGCCTCGACGCCCAGACCATCGCCCTCGTGGTGGGCGTCTCCGGCGCGATCGACTTCGCGCTCTTCTATGCGAGCGGCCAGGTCATGGACCGCTTCGGACGCCTCTGGGCCGCGCTGCCGGCCATGCTGCTCATGGGATGCGGCTTCCTCGCGCTGTCGTTCACGCACGGGGCGTCGGACGCCGCCATGTGGTTCGCGATGTTCGCCGCGGTGCTCGGCGTCGGAAACGGGTTGTCGAGCGGCATCCTGCTGACCCTCGGCGCGGATGTCGCGCCGCAGGCGGACCCGGCGGCGTTCCTCGGCTCGTGGCGGACGCTGACGGATGCGGGCGGCGCCGCCGCTCCCCTCATCGTGTCGGCGATCACGGCACTGTCGTCGCTCGCCCTCGCGACCGGGGCGATGGGGCTCGTCGGCCTGTTGGGGGCCGGTGCGTTCGTGCGGTGGGTGCCTCGGTCCGTCCCGCGGGGCAGGGCCGGCGCGTGA
- a CDS encoding response regulator transcription factor, producing MAAPAALDAYASLVGRLGLVAITHSSRVGVTASLASEPAIAILEVESGGCSLLRELRDRYADDLPVILVSAERTTSADVVAGLLVGADDYASESMDEEEFLARVRRLLERRHRSAEQASDFERLSSLTDRERQVLALIASGMTQKQVATTLGISIKTVGAHVQNLLVKLGVHSRVEAVALATRVDAAAPAAMSLLSA from the coding sequence GTGGCAGCGCCGGCCGCTCTCGATGCGTACGCGAGCCTCGTCGGCCGGCTCGGCCTGGTGGCGATCACACACTCCAGCCGCGTCGGCGTCACGGCATCCCTCGCTTCCGAGCCCGCGATCGCGATCCTCGAGGTGGAATCGGGGGGATGCAGCCTGCTGCGCGAGCTGCGCGACCGCTACGCCGACGATCTTCCCGTGATCCTCGTCTCAGCCGAGCGCACGACCTCCGCCGACGTCGTGGCCGGCCTGCTCGTCGGGGCCGACGACTATGCGTCGGAGTCCATGGACGAGGAGGAATTCCTCGCACGCGTGCGGCGCCTCCTCGAGCGACGGCACCGCTCCGCCGAGCAGGCGAGCGACTTCGAGCGGCTGAGCAGCCTCACCGACCGCGAGCGGCAGGTGCTGGCGCTCATCGCGTCCGGCATGACTCAGAAGCAGGTCGCGACGACGCTCGGCATCAGCATCAAGACGGTCGGCGCGCACGTCCAGAACCTGCTCGTCAAGCTCGGCGTGCACTCGCGAGTCGAGGCGGTCGCCTTGGCGACTCGGGTGGATGCCGCGGCCCCCGCGGCGATGTCGCTCCTGTCGGCGTGA
- a CDS encoding pilus assembly protein TadG-related protein, with the protein MIRAATTRLRARRNAGDDDGSVLLLTLGYAMLALAVILVCVDATSLYLAQKELDAVADAAALAGADGFHLRVDATGPHAELTSAGVRHEASALLAEAGRGVRLVGAESPDGAASRVTVASTWHPPVLTVFVPQGWELGATATSRTAFR; encoded by the coding sequence ATGATCCGGGCCGCGACGACACGGCTGCGCGCACGGCGCAACGCCGGAGACGACGACGGCAGCGTCCTTCTGCTGACTCTGGGATATGCGATGCTCGCGCTCGCGGTGATCCTCGTGTGCGTCGACGCGACGTCGCTGTACCTCGCGCAGAAGGAGCTCGATGCGGTCGCGGATGCCGCGGCCCTCGCCGGCGCGGACGGCTTCCACCTGCGCGTCGATGCGACAGGGCCTCATGCGGAGCTCACGAGCGCCGGCGTCCGGCACGAGGCATCCGCCCTGCTCGCCGAGGCCGGACGCGGCGTGCGCCTCGTCGGCGCCGAGAGTCCCGACGGCGCGGCGTCGCGCGTGACGGTGGCATCCACGTGGCACCCGCCCGTCCTCACGGTGTTCGTGCCGCAGGGCTGGGAGCTCGGCGCGACCGCGACGAGCCGCACCGCTTTTCGCTGA
- a CDS encoding TadE/TadG family type IV pilus assembly protein gives MLRQSHSAEHGDVDPGRVDDRGSAALEFIFVGLLMLVPLVYLVVALGQIQGQALAVESGARHIARAVATATDVSEARVRADRIAASVAREYGMDPGAMTVSMSCDPTGATCPEAGALLRVRVATRVTLPLAPPVLGLDRLAGIPVEATAVQKVSTTWVGR, from the coding sequence ATGCTCCGGCAGAGTCATTCGGCTGAGCACGGCGATGTCGACCCCGGCAGGGTGGATGACCGGGGCTCCGCAGCGCTCGAGTTCATCTTCGTCGGTCTGCTGATGCTCGTCCCGCTCGTCTACCTCGTCGTCGCCCTGGGACAGATTCAGGGTCAGGCGCTCGCCGTCGAGTCAGGAGCCCGGCACATCGCCCGCGCCGTCGCGACGGCGACCGACGTGTCCGAGGCGCGCGTGCGCGCAGACCGGATCGCGGCCTCCGTCGCGCGCGAGTACGGCATGGATCCGGGCGCGATGACCGTCTCGATGTCGTGCGACCCCACAGGGGCGACCTGCCCCGAGGCCGGTGCGCTCCTGAGGGTCCGCGTCGCGACACGGGTCACGCTCCCGCTGGCTCCACCCGTTCTCGGACTGGACCGGCTCGCCGGCATCCCCGTCGAGGCCACCGCCGTGCAGAAGGTGTCGACCACGTGGGTCGGCCGATGA
- a CDS encoding TadE/TadG family type IV pilus assembly protein, translating into MSSRARGVLADDGGSSPVEFVLVGSLLTVLTLAVLQLGLAVYVRNVVHDAAVDGAYRAALADTSLADGVERTREIVTRAIGSTYAEDIDVRESPDLGGPSIVVTVRAPLPLAGLLGIPRTMEVTAHAPAESFG; encoded by the coding sequence ATGTCGAGTCGGGCTCGAGGCGTGCTCGCCGACGACGGCGGGTCCAGCCCGGTCGAGTTCGTCCTGGTCGGCTCGCTGCTCACGGTGCTCACGCTCGCAGTCCTTCAGCTCGGACTCGCCGTGTATGTGCGGAACGTCGTGCATGACGCCGCGGTGGACGGCGCCTATCGGGCCGCGCTCGCAGACACCTCCCTCGCGGACGGCGTGGAGCGCACACGCGAGATCGTGACACGTGCGATCGGCTCGACCTACGCCGAGGACATCGACGTCCGCGAGAGTCCCGACCTCGGAGGTCCGAGCATCGTCGTGACGGTCCGCGCGCCGCTGCCGCTGGCGGGACTCCTCGGCATTCCCCGCACGATGGAGGTGACCGCCCATGCTCCGGCAGAGTCATTCGGCTGA
- a CDS encoding type II secretion system F family protein has translation MTGFLPNEAAIAVVLGTALGLGVWCVLTVVPRWGAPSLSRRIAPYIRDVTDPVGTSLIALPSSAGVLELWRALLARAGSLLGGSEAVERRLRQAGSSMDAAAFRGRQLAWALAGLLAGALAAVGLAVAGRAAPAAVLLAPVLAAVGVLLCDAHLSHAARTRIARIQDELPTVLDFLALCLSAGEGVLDALRRVGDIGAGELTAELRTTVLAVGTGSSLADALAALAARLDVPALTRSLDQVIAALERGAPLAGVLQSQAIDAREDAKRGLIEQAGKREVFMLIPLVFLILPLSVVFAVYPGIFMLRLGIG, from the coding sequence ATGACCGGGTTCCTGCCGAACGAGGCGGCCATCGCGGTCGTGCTGGGCACCGCGCTCGGCCTCGGCGTGTGGTGCGTGCTGACCGTCGTCCCGCGGTGGGGCGCGCCGAGCCTGTCGCGCCGCATAGCGCCGTACATCCGGGACGTGACCGATCCGGTCGGCACATCGCTCATCGCGCTCCCGTCCTCGGCCGGCGTCCTCGAGCTGTGGCGCGCCCTGCTCGCGCGGGCGGGCTCGCTGCTGGGCGGCAGCGAGGCGGTGGAGCGGCGACTGCGGCAGGCGGGGTCGTCGATGGATGCCGCCGCCTTCCGCGGCCGCCAGCTCGCCTGGGCGCTGGCCGGTCTGCTCGCCGGTGCGCTCGCCGCCGTCGGGCTCGCCGTCGCGGGCCGTGCGGCACCCGCGGCCGTGCTCCTCGCTCCGGTGCTCGCCGCCGTCGGCGTGCTGCTCTGCGACGCGCACCTGTCGCACGCTGCGCGCACGCGGATCGCGCGCATCCAGGACGAGCTGCCCACCGTGCTGGACTTCCTCGCGCTGTGCCTGTCCGCCGGGGAGGGGGTGCTCGACGCGCTGCGGCGCGTCGGCGACATCGGCGCCGGCGAGCTGACGGCAGAGCTGCGCACCACCGTGCTCGCCGTCGGCACCGGTTCGAGTCTCGCCGACGCCCTCGCGGCGCTCGCGGCACGGCTCGACGTTCCCGCGCTCACGCGGAGCCTCGATCAGGTCATCGCGGCGCTCGAACGCGGGGCGCCGCTCGCGGGGGTCCTCCAGAGTCAGGCCATCGACGCGCGCGAGGATGCCAAGCGGGGACTCATCGAACAGGCGGGCAAGCGCGAGGTCTTCATGCTCATTCCGCTCGTCTTCCTCATCCTTCCCCTGAGCGTCGTCTTCGCGGTGTATCCGGGGATCTTCATGCTCCGACTCGGAATCGGCTGA
- a CDS encoding type II secretion system F family protein — MTLVWGAALAAGILLMLSPWLWPAHDEDAAAEGAEHTGALERLAAAAGLPRLTSAGFIGSCAVASGLAAAVAWLVTGLPILALLGGIVGGAAPIAYLRGRRAARMRGRRTLWPDVCDLVIASVRAGMSLPDAVASLSTSAPEALRPAFAGFARDLAASGHFDSSARRLKDQLADPVGDRIVETLRMARQVGGTELVPVLRALSASVRADAALRAEVESRQSWIRGAAMLGVIAPWVILGLLVLRPEGARAYATPEGVALIIAGALTSFVAYRLMLRIGRLPEPRRWFG, encoded by the coding sequence GTGACGCTGGTGTGGGGAGCCGCGCTGGCCGCCGGCATCCTCCTCATGCTGTCGCCGTGGCTGTGGCCCGCACACGACGAGGACGCCGCGGCGGAAGGCGCTGAGCACACCGGCGCGCTCGAGCGGCTCGCCGCCGCTGCAGGGCTCCCGCGCCTGACGAGCGCGGGGTTCATCGGCTCCTGCGCCGTGGCGAGCGGGCTCGCCGCCGCCGTCGCGTGGCTCGTCACGGGACTGCCGATCCTTGCGCTTCTGGGCGGGATCGTCGGCGGCGCGGCTCCGATCGCCTACCTCCGCGGTCGTCGCGCCGCGCGCATGCGCGGGCGCCGGACGCTGTGGCCCGATGTCTGCGACCTGGTGATCGCCTCGGTGCGTGCAGGTATGTCGCTGCCGGATGCGGTGGCCTCGCTGTCCACGTCGGCACCCGAAGCGCTGCGGCCGGCGTTCGCGGGCTTCGCGCGCGATCTGGCCGCGTCCGGGCACTTCGACTCGAGCGCACGACGGTTGAAGGACCAGTTGGCCGATCCTGTGGGCGACCGGATCGTCGAGACCCTGCGCATGGCGCGGCAGGTGGGCGGAACGGAACTCGTCCCGGTGCTGCGGGCGCTCTCGGCGTCGGTTCGGGCGGACGCGGCCCTGCGCGCCGAGGTCGAGTCGCGGCAATCGTGGATCCGCGGGGCCGCCATGCTCGGCGTCATCGCGCCATGGGTCATCCTCGGTCTGCTCGTGCTGCGCCCCGAGGGCGCCAGGGCGTATGCGACCCCGGAGGGTGTCGCGCTCATCATCGCGGGGGCCCTGACCTCGTTCGTCGCCTACCGGCTGATGCTCCGCATCGGGCGCCTCCCGGAGCCGCGGCGGTGGTTCGGATGA
- a CDS encoding recombinase family protein, with the protein MAPKTRDAALYLRISMDRRGDGMAVDRQRDLATKLAKERGWNLVGEYVDNSISASRINVVRPAYNQLVADYEAGKLGAIIAYDLDRLTRQPRQLEDWIDAAEHRGLAIVTLNGEADLTTDGGRLFARVRVAVAKAETERKSQRQKDANAQRRERGEFRQTSRLFGYTVAGQIIPEEAAVVRNVYERFVAGESIRSIQLDLAARGIQSVRGSVISRPGMNRMLTNARYAGRMTFDRQQTGHLGTWEAILPGALFDTAQGIMTDPRRLSKREGTDRKHVGSGLYFCECGRRVRMTGGKKGRDWYGYTCANVCYTRSGRDIDEYVEATVAAWLDQNKVTPHQDEAANEEATDLARLRERLAQVERDYDDDLIDAQRYNIKRAKIMAELDAAGRAQQRSRASAALASLDSSKTPSDAFLAAPLGIRAQIVNEHFTVTLRRQGKGQGSRGFRPESVQVERKRAA; encoded by the coding sequence ATGGCACCGAAGACGCGGGACGCAGCGCTCTATCTGCGCATCAGCATGGACCGCAGGGGCGACGGGATGGCAGTCGACCGGCAGCGCGACCTCGCGACAAAGCTCGCGAAGGAGCGAGGGTGGAACCTGGTGGGCGAGTACGTCGACAACTCGATCAGCGCCAGTCGCATCAACGTCGTGCGACCTGCCTACAACCAGCTGGTGGCTGACTACGAGGCGGGCAAGCTGGGGGCGATCATCGCCTACGACTTGGACCGGCTGACCCGCCAGCCGCGCCAGCTCGAGGACTGGATCGACGCCGCCGAGCACCGCGGACTGGCGATTGTCACCCTCAACGGCGAGGCCGACCTGACAACGGACGGGGGACGACTGTTCGCCCGGGTGCGCGTCGCGGTCGCGAAGGCCGAGACGGAACGCAAGTCGCAGCGACAAAAGGATGCGAACGCTCAGCGCCGCGAGCGGGGCGAATTCCGCCAGACCTCGCGCCTATTCGGGTACACCGTCGCGGGCCAGATCATCCCGGAGGAGGCGGCCGTGGTGCGCAACGTGTACGAGCGATTCGTCGCGGGCGAGTCGATCCGCTCGATTCAGCTCGACCTCGCGGCCCGTGGCATCCAGTCGGTGCGTGGCTCCGTCATCTCACGGCCGGGCATGAACCGAATGCTGACGAACGCGCGCTACGCCGGTCGTATGACGTTCGATAGGCAGCAGACCGGCCACCTAGGCACATGGGAAGCGATCCTGCCAGGTGCGCTATTCGACACGGCGCAGGGCATTATGACCGATCCCCGCCGCCTGTCGAAGCGGGAGGGCACCGACAGAAAGCATGTCGGCAGCGGCCTGTACTTCTGCGAATGCGGCCGGCGCGTGCGGATGACGGGCGGCAAGAAGGGTCGAGATTGGTACGGGTACACCTGCGCCAACGTCTGCTACACACGCTCGGGGCGTGACATCGATGAGTATGTTGAGGCAACCGTCGCGGCCTGGCTTGACCAGAACAAGGTGACGCCTCATCAGGACGAGGCGGCGAATGAGGAAGCGACCGACCTCGCACGTCTCCGCGAACGTCTCGCGCAGGTGGAACGCGACTACGACGACGACTTGATCGACGCGCAGCGCTACAACATCAAGCGGGCCAAGATCATGGCGGAGCTGGATGCAGCGGGCCGCGCTCAGCAGCGCTCGCGCGCCAGCGCTGCACTGGCATCCCTCGATTCGTCCAAGACGCCGTCTGATGCGTTCCTAGCTGCCCCGCTGGGCATCCGCGCGCAGATCGTGAACGAACACTTCACGGTGACGCTTAGAAGGCAGGGCAAGGGGCAGGGATCGCGAGGATTCCGGCCCGAGTCAGTCCAGGTCGAACGTAAGCGGGCCGCGTGA